The following proteins come from a genomic window of Plasmodium vivax chromosome 3, whole genome shotgun sequence:
- a CDS encoding hypothetical protein, conserved (encoded by transcript PVX_001050A) codes for MKTSTSPPNGFADANVNTSGIGNSNSSGNKRGASKNAFTNAASVIWIEREKLDSIIHIPLYSDLSKYVSDLGRHPVKQKKKEEEEEKEEKEKEKQGGVLSKIFLLFDDNSCNIAVDISALYESENDKIPLLIYERYYFWSLHFLFEKSKIKRQKLNICSDTNGRYGINRLNKYDDDVYMYTSIYNCAYNRNGDEKNVGGSSYSELGRDNCREVNKELTIYNKDYIKYLYLNDLKNNAMRVSKSNGGDDAAVGGNAGEAFRGSASSGDPLFEKGLYSNNEIKWYRLKIKIESVEKKKKNKNQNLSKGKGGPAGSHPFSFNGYSSCGNYGSCGNYGSCGNYGSCGNYGSCGSGSKTVDAHHNSNRAFSCEQRPPNNPNGFKKDTHNPTFNANLMHNVSHLSLIDNDATRKNINNLIKIQKRSFFMLNQENGKNVLDTSNDEPLLLSSNRRSESVFDSSKRESLASCGHQNGKRRKRRNWFYYKSSSNETNRGLDDDDRSTSRGNSVCALDRGDSYVESKRKGKGEDKGEGNGVDNGVDNRDHKGDGPFESSSGCDSAGSPSRSRRRTSKKARSPKGRQPPDGRAKEAAEGVAEEVTEEVAEKVAEEAAEKVAAKVTAKAAAEIAAEEDSCANSRMPSESRAYVRTVTAGESGTEFHSFDVEEEVDAMATAPAVAVDPPEKNQQKEERQINTNALFTEETKSPGRLTKNTKVYQENVEEYNSEFKSIMSEPLNPKEGREKIKRRRDHNRETQMMYLNKILKSIVNKEKSHLNSLSKNFERIEGFYKQNYKIYIIESKDDLNDKRNCFKSDLHAYVLSPPPSDDISNELNILDQFKMYLRRCRGDYRPRKYQTHITTGGGKPAGEKPAGEKPVGGGNSGVNLQTNASCTEKKEHSSDNCPGEDHAGGNAPQKEGEQRGAPMKSSLTKMAPKGKNAEVEDVGETSRSSPQREAGKTHPTNQNPPENGIIFYAHNKKNPSSVKELREGDCLYIKFNYSYDDYDKIRVVKKEDLLQILICLMRNQECLKLSHISTYSPDLLWNLSVHFKNNTYDMELNLEKMYAHFCRRYEVTSPDGRPGLDLQLGFAPLVERAGDHPFGGQSYLPFDVQSHLPFDGQSYIPFDSQLGGQPGCSPEWSPDRWSDRSSECSSEAASEAGARASRSFKSAKRAKRENLKEMEIMKLKDYVSFLDKFLQNVNDAKLKRLKNIQKEYYKKYEFDRSINKLSRQQLLELFVDRKNEMNTIPLSFLKEKSRNIIYEENIKMNMFACIKITFDEVKGRCIYAASDLNKFDFVFEYVGELLTHNEAMERERKYNKNKKKGCYMFYFKHENKRYCIDGTEENIDAAINSKDKKYFLRSFARLVNHSKKNSNLIPKVLTVASLPRLFFVAARNIKEGEELLIDYGERDREIIKNNEWLKC; via the exons atgaaaacgtcAACGTCACCGCCGAACGGGTTTGCGGACGCGAACGTGAACACCAGTGGGATcggcaacagcaacagcagcggGAACAAGCGCGGTGCCTCCAAAAACGCCTTCACAAATGCGGCCTCCGTAATTTGGatcgaaagggaaaaattagATTCCATTATTCACATCCCCCTGTACTCGGATCTGTCCAAGTACGTCTCCGATTTGGGCAGACACCCGgtgaagcagaagaagaaggaggaggaggaagagaaggaggagaaggagaaggagaagcagggAGGAGTGCTCTCCAAGATTTTCCTTCTCTTCGATGACAACAGCTGCAACATTGCCGTTGACATATCG GCTCTCTACGAATCCGAGAACGACAAAATCCCGCTGCTCATCTACGAGCGGTACTACTTCTGGAGCCTGCACTTcttatttgaaaaatcaaaaataaaaagacaaaaattaaacatcTGCTCGGACACGAATGGAAGGTACGGTATTAACAGGCTTAACAAATATGATGATgatgtgtacatgtatacGTCCATATATAACTGTGCATATAATCGAAATGGTGATGAGAAGAACGTCGGTGGTAGTAGCTACTCGGAGCTGGGCAGGGACAACTGCAGGGAAGTGAATAAAGAATTGACCATATATAATAAGGactacataaaatatttgtaccTGAACGATTTGAAGAATAACGCCATGAGGGTGAGCAAGTCAAACGGGGGGGATGATGCAGCTGTTGGGGGAAATGCTGGGGAAGCGTTTAGGGGGAGTGCCTCTAGTGGGGATCcccttttcgaaaaagggCTCTACTCGAACAACGAAATAAAGTGGTACCGCttgaagataaaaattgaGAGcgtggagaaaaagaagaaaaacaaaaaccaGAACCTCAGCAAAGGTAAGGGGGGCCCCGCCGGCAGCCACCCCTTCAGTTTCAACGGCTACAGCAGCTGCGGTAACTACGGAAGCTGCGGTAACTACGGAAGCTGCGGTAACTACGGGAGCTGCGGTAACTACGGGAGCTGCGGCAGTGGAAGCAAAACGGTCGACGCCCACCACAACAGTAACAGAGCCTTCTCCTGTGAGCAGAGGCCCCCGAACAACCCCAACGGCTTCAAAAAAGACACGCATAACCCCACCTTTAATGCAAACCTCATGCACAACGTTAGCCACCTGTCTCTTATAGATAACGACGCCACGAGGAAAAACATtaacaatttaattaaaatacaaaagaggtccttttttatgctcaACCaagaaaatggcaaaaatgtattGGACACCTCAAACGATGAACCGTTGCTGCTGTCCTCAAACAGAAGGAGCGAATCAGTTTTCGATTCCAGTAAGAGGGAGAGCCTAGCTAGCTGCGGCCATCAGAATGGGAAGAGGCGCAAGAGGAGGAACTGGTTCTACTACAAAAGCAGCAGCAACGAAACGAACCGCGGCCTGGATGACGATGATAGAAGCACGTCCAGGGGCAACTCGGTCTGCGCGCTGGATCGAGGAGACTCCTACGTGGAGAGTAaacggaaagggaaaggggaagacaAGGGGGAAGGTAACGGGGTAGATAACGGGGTAGATAACAGGGACCACAAGGGGGACGGCCCCTTTGAAAGTTCCAGCGGCTGCGACTCCGCGGGCTCTCCCAGCCGAAGCCGCAGAAGAACCTCGAAGAAGGCCCGTTCGCCCAAGGGGAGGCAGCCCCCCGACGGTCGCGCGAAGGAAGCTGCAGAGGGAGTTGCAGAGGAAGTGACCGAGGAAGTTGCAGAAAAAGTGGCTGAGGAAGCTGCAGAGAAAGTTGCCGCGAAAGTAACCGCGAAAGCCGCCGCTGAAATCGCCGCGGAAGAGGACAGCTGCGCCAACTCGCGCATGCCGTCGGAGAGCAGAGCATACGTGCGGACGGTCACCGCGGGGGAGTCCGGCACCGAATTCCATAGCTTCGACGTCGAGGAGGAGGTGGATGCGATGGCCACCGCTCCAGCAGTAGCGGTAGACCCCCCAGAAAAAAACCAACAGAAGGAGGAAAggcaaataaatacaaatgcGCTCTTCACTGAGGAGACAAAGAGCCCAGGACGTTTAACCAAAAACACAAAGGTCTACCAAGAAAATGTCGAAGAATACAACTCCGAATTTAAGAGCATCATGTCGGAGCCGCTTAATCCAAAagaggggagagaaaaaataaaaaggagaagagacCACAACAGGGAGACACAAATGATGtacttaaataaaattttaaaaagcatcGTAAACAAAGAGAAGTCCCATTTGAATTCTCTTTCGAAGAATTTCGAACGAATTGAAGGATTCTACAAACagaattacaaaatatacATCATCGAGAGTAAGGATGACTTAAATGATAAGAGGAACTGTTTTAAGAGCGACTTGCATGCATACGTTTTGTCTCCCCCTCCAAGTGATGACATCTCCAACGAGCTGAACATTTTGGACCAGTTTAAAATGTACCTGCGCAGGTGCAGGGGGGACTACCGCCCGAGGAAGTACCAAACGCATATCACCACGGGTGGTGGGAAGCCAGCAGGTGAGAAGCCAGCAGGTGAGAAGCCTGTAGGTGGTGGAAACAGCGGAGTAAACCTTCAAACGAATGCCAGCTGCACAGAGAAGAAGGAACACTCCAGTGATAATTGCCCCGGTGAAGACCACGCGGGGGGAAACGCACCCCAGAAGGAAGGCGAGCAGAGGGGTGCCCCCATGAAGAGCAGTTTAACGAAAATGgctccaaaggggaaaaacgcaGAAGTAGAAGACGTAGGCGAAACATCCAGGAGTTCCCCACAAAGGGAAGCCGGAAAGACACACCCGACAAACCAGAACCCACCCGAAAACGGAATCATCTTTTATGCGCACAATAAGAAAAACCCAAGCAGCGTAAAAGAGCTAAGGGAAGGAGACTGCCTCTACATAAAATTTAACTACTCATATGATGACTATGATAAAATTAGGGtagtaaaaaaggaagacctTCTTCAAATACTCATTTGCCTCATGAGGAACCAAGAGTGTCTGAAGCTCTCACACATATCTACGTACTCGCCAGACCTTCTGTGGAACCTGTCCGTGCATTTCAAAAATAACACCTACGATATGGAGTTAAATTTGGAGAAGATGTACGCCCACTTTTGCAGACGCTATGAGGTGACTTCACCGGATGGGAGGCCCGGCTTGGATCTCCAGCTGGGGTTCGCCCCCCTGGTGGAGCGAGCGGGAGATCATCCGTTCGGTGGGCAGTCCTATCTTCCATTCGATGTGCAGTCCCACCTTCCATTCGATGGGCAGTCCTATATTCCATTCGATTCGCAGCTGGGTGGCCAACCGGGCTGCTCCCCCGAATGGTCGCCCGATCGCTGGTCCGATCGCTCCTCCGAGTGCTCCTCCGAGGCGGCGTCCGAAGCAGGCGCAAGGGCATCGCGCAGCTTCAAAAGCGCAAAGAGAGCCAAGAGGGAAAACCTCAAAGAGATGGAAATTATGAAGCTGAAGGATTACGTGTCCTTCCTAGATAAATTTCTACAAAACGTAAATGATGCCAAGTTAAAGAGACTTAAAAACATACAAAAAGAatactataaaaaatatgagttTGACCGAAGCATAAACAAGCTAAGTAGGCAACAGCTGCTGGAGTTATTTGTAGACAGGAAGAACGAAATGAATACCATTCCTCTTTCGTTCTTAAAAGAGAAAAGCCGAAACATCATTTACGAGGAGAAcatcaaaatgaacatgttcGCGTGCATCAAAATAACATTTGATGAGGTTAAGGGGAGATGCATTTACGCAGCTAGCGATTTGAACAAATTTGATTTTGTCTTTGAGTATGTTGGAGAGCTACTCACACATAATGAGGCAATGGAACGAGAAcgcaaatataataaaaataaaaagaaggggtgctatatgttttattttaaacaCGAAAATAAACGGTACTGTATTGACGGCACGGAGGAAAATATCGATGCGGCTATCAATAGCAAAGACAAAAAATACTTCTTGAGGTCCTTTGCTAGACTGGTCAATCACTCTAAGAAGAACTCCAATCTCATTCCCAAGGTGCTCACCGTCGCCAGCCTCCCGCGGCTCTTCTTCGTCGCCGCGCGCAACATCAAGGAGGGCGAGGAGCTCCTCATCGACTACGGCGAGCGCGACCGCGAGATCATCAAGAACAACGAGTGGTTGAAGTGTTAG
- a CDS encoding hypothetical protein, conserved (encoded by transcript PVX_001045A), protein MDKKEEKKKKRKKEKEKEKEKEPSYFSDTVTFCGTIVRDSMASAAEAIQNNYYPIKESILNAYDSYFCDSSQHSSRMVNGGVPFFTVNQDSSKKK, encoded by the exons ATGgataaaaaagaggaaaagaaaaaaaagcggaaaaaggaaaaggagaaggagaaggaaaaagagccCAGCTACTTTTCGGACACTGTCACG TTCTGCGGCACGATCGTCCGGGACTCCATGGCCAGCGCAGCGGAGGCGATACAGAACAACTACTACCCAATTAAGGAGTCCATTTTGAACGCCTACGACAGCTACTTTTGTGACAGCTCCCAACACAGCAGTAGGATGGTGAATGGCGGGGTCCCCTTCTTCACCGTCAACCAGGACAGCtcgaagaagaagtag